GTACGTCGTCCCCGACGCCGGCGAGGTCACCGGACCCGTCGCCGAGGCCGTCGTGAGCGCGGTGCGCTCCGCGGCCACCGAGCAGCTGGCGCCGTACAAGCGACCGGTGCGGGTCGAGGTCGTCACCGCCCTGCCGCGCACCGTGACCGGCAAGATCCGCAAGGGCGTGCTGCGCGGCGCCGAGCGGCGCAAGGCGCTGGGGATCTTGGAGTGAGCCGGTGAGCACCCCCCGGATCACCCTCTACAGCCGGCCCGGCTGCCACCTGTGCGACGACGCACGTGCGGTCATCGAGGCGGTGTGCGCCGAGCTCGGCGAGAGCTACGAGGAACTGTCGATCGACGACGACCCCGCCCTCGCCGACCGGTTCGCCAACGAGATCCCGGTCACCTTCGTCGACGGTCGCCAGCACGACTTCTGGCGGGTCAGCCCGGACCGCCTGCGGGCCGCCCTGCGCTGACCACGCGT
The genomic region above belongs to Nocardioides sp. QY071 and contains:
- a CDS encoding glutaredoxin family protein, with the translated sequence MSTPRITLYSRPGCHLCDDARAVIEAVCAELGESYEELSIDDDPALADRFANEIPVTFVDGRQHDFWRVSPDRLRAALR